One region of Oryza glaberrima chromosome 7, OglaRS2, whole genome shotgun sequence genomic DNA includes:
- the LOC127779278 gene encoding transcription elongation factor TFIIS-like, with the protein MGAAGAMERELLEAFEAARKAADAVGEAAAAAGAGAGEGESPEAARCVDALRRLRGARVTTAALVSTQIGRRIRYLTKHPHSSIKATASDLLGHWKKVVIEEDKKNGALQNGKSSSTVVKVEKVEPMKVEKASPRATVNNNNMDTRVVNHKGGKVEKFSNAELRTQSIKVEKVQKVVHKVSSVENPSPVQGGPPRLTSVVKCGDASRDRIRAILGDAFSRVSEETRKDDREEVRNIIDEVAACDPFRIAVMVECALFQKLGNFNGPNKQRYRSLMFNLKDDHNTDFRRRVLLGQVQPERIADLTPTEMASDTRKLENKKIEEKALFECERGGAPKATTDQFKCGRCGQRKTTYYQLQTRSADEPMTTFVTCVNCNNHWKFC; encoded by the exons ATGGGCGCAGCGGGGGCGATGGAGAGGGAGCTCCTGGAGGCGTTcgaggcggcgaggaaggcggcggacgcggtcggggaggcggcggcggcggccggggccggggccggggaAGGGGAGTCGCCGGAGGCCGCGCGCTGCGTCGACGCGCTGCGGAGGCTGCGCGGGGCTCgcgtcaccaccgccgccctcgtctCCACTCAG ATCGGCAGACGTATTCGCTATCTCACCAAGCATCCTCACTCAAGCATAAAAGCAACAGCTTCAGACCTATTAGGACACTGGAAAAAGGTTGTCATTGAAGAAGACAAGAAAAATGGGGCACTGCAGAATGGAAAATCGAGTTCTACTGTGGTAAAGGTTGAGAAGGTGGAGCCTATGAAAGTTGAAAAGGCATCACCAAGGGCTACtgtcaataataataatatggaTACCAGAGTTGTGAACCACAAAGGTGGAAAGGTTGAGAAGTTTTCTAATGCTGAGCTAAGAACCCAATCTATCAAGGTTGAGAAAGTACAAAAGGTAGTTCACAAAGTATCTTCTGTCGAGAACCCATCTCCTGTCCAAGGTGGTCCTCCAAGACTGACATCCGTTGTTAAATGTGGTGATGCTAGTCGAGACAGAATTCGGGCGATACTTGGTGATGCCTTCTCCAGAGTTTCTGAAGAGACTAGAAAGGATGACAGGGAGGAAGTGAGGAACATCATAGATGAAGTAgcagcatgtgacccattcagGATTGCTGTGATGGTAGAGTGTGCCTTGTTTCAGAAGCTGGGGAATTTTAATGGACCTAATAAGCAAAGGTACAGATCATTGATGTTCAATCTGAAGGATGATCACAACACAGACTTCCGGAGAAGGGTTCTTCTAGGACAAGTGCAGCCTGAGAGAATTGCTGACCTAACCCCGACAGAAATGGCTAGCGACACCAGGAAGCTTGAGAACAAGAAGATCGAGGAGAAGGCTCTGTTCGAGTGCGAGCGTGGAGGAGCACCGAAGGCCACCACTGATCAGTTCAAGTGTGGCAGGTGCGGCCAGCGCAAGACTACCTACTACCAGCTCCAGACTCGGAGCGCCGATGAGCCGATGACGACGTTCGTGACCTGCGTGAACTGCAACAATCACTGGAAGTTCTGCTAA
- the LOC127779277 gene encoding glycerol-3-phosphate dehydrogenase [NAD(+)], chloroplastic: protein MAAAAAATFLPHTPTPRRRLAVAVHSPTRHRLSLVFSGPSDGALSVAAAEKADAGEEAAASAPRGGGGGGGGGKERRRVVRKAWEKLVRWSRSWRRRNRSDVVETTRKVVVLGGGSFGTAMAAQVAAKKADLEVSMLLRDDLVCRSINHSHINCKYLPDHRLPENITATTSASDALAGADFCFHAVPVQFSSSFLEGISTHVDPKLPFISLSKGLELNTLRTMSQIIPQALGNPRQPFIVLSGPSFAVELMNKLPTAMVVASKDKKLAAAVQQLLASPNLRISTSNDVTGVEIAGALKNVLAIAAGIVEGMHLGNNCMAALVAQGCSEIRWLATKMGAKPTTLSGLSGSGDIMLTCFVNLSRNRNVGLHLGSGEKLDEIMNSMNQVAEGVSTAGAVIALAQKYHVKMPVLTAVARIIDNELTPKKAVMELMNLPQVEEV from the exons atggccgccgccgccgccgccaccttcctcccCCACACGCccaccccgcgccgccgcctcgccgtcgccgtccactcACCGACGCGCCACCGTCTCTCCCTCGTATTCTCCGGCCCTTCCGACGGCGCCCTGTCGGTGGCTGCGGCGGAGAAGGCCGACgccggtgaggaggcggcggcgtcggccccgcggggcggtggaggaggcggaggaggagggaaggagcGGCGCCGCGTGGTGCGGAAAGCGTGGGAGAAGCTTGTCCGGTGGTCCCggtcctggcggcggcggaaccGGAGCGACGTGGTCGAGACGACGCGCAAGGTGGTGGTGCTCGGAGGGGGCTCGTTCGggacggccatggcggcgcagGTGGCGGCCAAGAAGGCCGACCTCGAGGTCTCCATGCTGCTCCGGGACGACCTCGTCTGCCGATCCATCAACCACAGCCATATCAACTG TAAATATTTACCAGACCACAGGTTACCAGAAAATATCACTGCAACAACTAGTGCTAGTGATGCTTTAGCAGGAGCTGATTTCTGCTTCCATGCTGTCCCAGTTCAG TTCAGTTCATCATTTCTCGAGGGTATTTCAACACATGTTGATCCGAAGTTGCCGTTCATTTCGCTTAGCAAAGGGCTGGAACTTAACACCCTTCGGACGATGTCTCAAATCATCCCTCAAGCGCTGGGGAATCCTCGCCAACCGTTTATTGTTCTGTCAGGACCTTCTTTTGCAGTCGAACTGATGAACAAATTGCCAACAG CTATGGTGGTGGCATCGAAGGACAAAAAGTTGGCAGCTGCTGTTCAGCAGCTGTTGGCCTCACCGAATTTGAGGATAAGCACGTCAAA TGATGTTACAGGTGTAGAAATTGCTGGTGCACTTAAGAATGTTCTTGCAATAGCAGCAGGTATAGTAGAAGGCATGCATCTTGGAAATAACTGTATGGCGGCCCTTGTTGCTCAAGGCTGTTCAGAAATACGATGGTTAGCAACAAAG ATGGGAGCAAAGCCAACAACCCTTTCTGGCTTATCTGGCTCAGGTGACATCATGCTTACATGTTTTGTCAATCTTTCACGAAATAGAAATGTGGGACTGCATCTTggttctggtgaaaaacttgaCGAAATCATGAATTCTATGAATCAG GTCGCTGAAGGTGTATCAACTGCTGGGGCTGTCATCGCATTGGCTCAGAAGTATCATGTAAAAATGCCAGTCTTGACAGCAGTAGCACGGATAATTGACAATGAACTAACCCCAAAGAAGGCTGTTATGGAGTTAATGAATCTTCCACAG GTTGAGGAAGTATAA
- the LOC127779279 gene encoding 40S ribosomal protein S12 — MAEETPVEAPPAPVLGEPMDLMTALQLVMKKSSAHDGLVKGLREAAKAIEKHAAQLCVLAEDCDQPDYVKLVKALCAEHNVHLVTVPSAKTLGEWAGLCKIDSEGKARKVVGCSCVVVKDFGEESEGLNIVQDYVKSH, encoded by the exons ATGGC GGAAGAGACTCCAGTTGAGGCCCCACCTGCCCCGGTTCTTGGAGAGCCGATGGACCTGATGACTGCTCTGCAGCTCGTGATGAAGAAGTCAAGCGCTCATGATGGGCTCGTGAAGGGGCTCCGTGAGGCGGCCAAGGCCATTGAGAAGCATGCCGCTCAGCTTTGCGTGCTTGCTGAGGACTGTGACCAGCCTGATTATGTCAAGTTGGTCAAGGCACTCTGTGCTGAGCACAATGTTCACCTCGTTACCGTGCCTAGTGCTAAAACTCTTGGCGAGTGGGCAGGG CTTTGCAAGATTGATTCTGAGGGCAAGGCGAGGAAGGTCGTAGGCTGCTCCTGCGTCGTTGTCAAG GACTTCGGTGAGGAGTCAGAGGGCCTCAACATAGTCCAGGACTATGTCAAGTCTCACTAG
- the LOC127778268 gene encoding disease resistance protein RGA5-like, with the protein MEIVTGAINTLLLKFAKLLVGEYKLQKGVKKEIESLQKELISLGAALRKVSEVPVDQIDEQVKIWTRDVRELSYDIEDSIDTFMVSAGKDGHPVAELFSFKGMIDRTNNLFKKVVAHHQIAREIKDIKKLLEDASKRRERYKVDDAVIVAPRSESVDPRVGAMYRKETELIGLDGPKNLIVKTLMEGDGTTGRQRNIISVVGFGGLGKTTIANALLHELKVNFDCHFFISVSLKPDIRNILKSMLHQLDNKSYANIFEGLEDFQLINKIREFLQNQRYISVYSCV; encoded by the exons ATGGAGATTGTAACAGGAGCAATAAACACTCTGCTCCTCAAATTTGCGAAGCTGCTGGTTGGCGAGTACAAGCTGCAGAAGGGCGTGAAGAAGGAGATCGAGTCCCTCCAGAAGGAGTTGATAAGCTTGGGTGCGGCACTCCGCAAGGTATCCGAGGTGCCCGTCGATCAGATCGACGAGCAGGTTAAGATTTGGACAAGAGATGTTAGGGAGCTGTCCTACGACATCGAGGATTCCATCGATACCTTCATGGTGAGTGCCGGTAAGGATGGGCACCCCGTTGCCGAGTTGTTCAGCTTCAAGGGGATGATTGACAGGACTAACAACTTATTCAAGAAGGTTGTGGCTCACCATCAGATTGCTAGGGAGATAAAGGACATCAAAAAACTTCTTGAGGATGCAAGTAAGCGCCGTGAGAGGTACAAGGTTGATGATGCTGTGATTGTTGCACCAAGATCGGAGAGTGTTGATCCTCGGGTAGGTGCCATGTACAGAAAGGAAACGGAGCTAATCGGACTTGACGGGCCAAAGAATCTGATAGTGAAGACACTCATGGAGGGAGATGGCACAACAGGGCGACAACGAAATATAATTTCTGTTGTTGGATTTGGAGGCCTCGGCAAGACAACGATTGCCAATGCATTGCTTCATGAGCTCAAAGTAAATTTTGATTGCCATTTCTTTATATCAGTGTCTCTTAAACCTGATATACGGAATATTCTAAAGAGTATGCTCCATCAGCTTGACAACAAAAGTTATGCCAACATATTTGAAGGACTAGAAGACTTCCAActtataaataaaattagagaATTCCTGCAGAATCAGAGGTACATTTCTGTAT ATTCTTGTGTGTAA
- the LOC127779869 gene encoding uncharacterized protein LOC127779869, protein MAAAAAAANGKRRPRKAAAEAVDGQEEACRGGGGAAEAAKGKKRPRKAAAAEEGGRGGGGGGRFFCCYLLRSLCPRRKGSTYIGFTVNPRRRIRQHNGEIRCGAWQTKRGRPWEMVLCIYGFPTNVAALQFEWAWQHPTESLAVRKAAASFKSLGGVGSKVKLAYTMLNLPSWENLNLTVNFFSTKNTKFAAGCPRLPGHMKTAVCSLEDLQYCTDGVSSEEDNNVDEPPPKKNHQEPDDAHAPARDELSVSEHGLVQLPEEEIRNAGNESDYDDFAPIDWSVFGAAEARGLDESSEHDEWMGQEDNPLFEAQPLEHETRTAASAVSDAECSTDELGYMSWSGIHETTRESDGSATSPRCSSGLSSDDEGGRILDGVSGQISSPFPYVGRSSSSDESGPAPLFLEKDVIDLVTPIARRLGRKGGGEMARIVDLTSSPIVIEL, encoded by the exons atggcggcggcggcggcggcggccaatgGAAAGAGGAGGCCACGcaaggcggcggcagaggcCGTGGACGGGCAGGAGGAAGCctgccgcggaggaggaggggcggcggaggcggccaagGGTAAGAAGAGGCCacgcaaggcggcggcggcggaggaaggcggccgcggcggaggaggaggagggaggttcTTCTGCTGCTACCTGCTCCGGTCCCTCTGCCCGCGCCGCAAGGGCTCCACCTACATCGG GTTCACGGTGAacccgcggcggcggatccggcagcACAACGGCGAGATCCGGTGCGGCGCGTGGCAGACCAAGCGCGGCCGCCCATGGGAGATGGTCCTCTGCATCTACGGCTTCCCCACCAACGTCGCCGCCCTCCAG TTCGAGTGGGCGTGGCAGCACCCGACGGAATCGCTGGCCGTGCGCAAGGCCGCCGCGAGCTTCAAGTcgctcggcggcgtcggcagcaAGGTCAAGCTCGCCTACACCATGCTCAACCTCCCCTCCTGGGAGAA TCTGAACCTGACggtgaacttcttctccaccaAGAACACCAAGTTCGCCGCCGGCTGCCCGCGGCTGCCGGGCCACATGAAGACGGCCGTCTGCTCGCTGGAGGATCTCCAGTACTGCACCGATGGTGTTTCCTCTGAGGAGGATAACAACGTCGACGAGCCGCCTCCGAAGAAGAATCATCAAGAACCTGATGATGCGCATGCGCCTGCCAGAGACGAACTTTCAGTTTCAGAGCATGGTTTGGTTCAATTGCCTGAAGAAGAAATTAGAAATGCAGGCAATGAATCGGATTACGACGATTTCGCTCCGATTGATTGGAGTGTGTTTGGAGCAGCAGAAGCAAGAGGATTGGACGAATCATCGGAACATGATGAGTGGATGGGACAAGAAGACAACCCATTGTTTGAAGCACAACCATTGGAACATGAAACCAGAACTGCAGCCTCTGCAGTTAGTGATGCTGAATGTTCCACTGATGAGCTTGGTTACATGTCATGGAGTGGAATTCATGAGACGACAAGGGAATCGGACGGATCGGCAACATCGCCTCGATGTTCGTCGGGTTTGTCCAGTGATGATGAGGGTGGAAGAATACTAGACGGTGTGTCAGGACAGATTTCGTCTCCATTTCCATATGTTGGGAGGAGTTCATCGTCAGATGAGAGTGGCCCTGCTCCTCTCTTCCTTGAGAAAGATGTGATAGACTTGGTTACCCCAATTGCTCGTCGTCTTGGGAGAAAAGGAGGCGGCGAAATGGCTAGGATTGTTGATCTGACAAGCTCACCGATTGTCATCGAGTTGTAA
- the LOC127779916 gene encoding uncharacterized protein LOC127779916: MSSSGGKGEGGGGKPQLLMSSRIMSSSAAAADRGAAGGASSFRVYYSLGAAGTVPFVWESKPGTPKSTVVPASAADGGYAMPPISPPPSYSYQWSSCNSDQPPPPSKAKKCRRRLSTSSSSCSWASSGGWMSWLTSFRRRQRWLPPSPGKTTYRRRWLGQDGGVAVNDVVVVRRSPPRRAVPCFGAGKVHW; the protein is encoded by the coding sequence ATGAGCTCGAGTGGTGGtaagggagaaggaggaggagggaagccgCAGTTGCTGATGAGCTCGAGGATcatgtcgtcgtcggcggcggcggcggatcgcgGCGCCGCGGGCGGGGCGTCGTCGTTCCGGGTGTACTAcagcctcggcgccgccggcaccgtGCCGTTCGTCTGGGAGTCCAAGCCCGGCACGCCCAAGAGCACCGTCGTGccggcgtccgccgccgacggcggctaCGCCATGCCgccgatctcgccgccgccgtcgtactCGTACCAGTGGTCGTCGTGCAACTCcgatcagccgccgccgccgtcgaaggcCAAGAAGTGCAGGAGGAGGctgtcgacgtcgtcgtcgtcgtgttcTTGGGCGTCGTCGGGAGGATGGATGAGCTGGCTGACGAGCTTcaggcggcgacagcggtggctgccgccgtcgccggggaaGACGACGTATCGCCGGCGCTGGCTCGGGCaggacggcggcgtggccgtcaacgacgtcgtcgtcgtccggcgatcgccgccgcggcgcgccgtgCCGTGCTTCGGAGCGGGCAAAGTTCACTGGTGA